One Poecilia reticulata strain Guanapo linkage group LG19, Guppy_female_1.0+MT, whole genome shotgun sequence genomic window carries:
- the LOC103481307 gene encoding leucine-rich repeat-containing protein 51-like — protein MYGPPIDLSFKDLSHVADALEEIPRLPLRPLRINSDNKYLSQSMRLNNNNLTNLVGLEFILSHFLAQPSLVGWLDLSCNKITSIECVLCELKELRVLYLHGNDIWSLSEVNKLKELNYLHTITLHGNLIENIKGYRNYVISILPHLKRMDFSAVTREEKVLANIWSTNIKPPRTRPKDASEDD, from the exons ATGTATGGTCCTCCAATAGACCTGTCTTTCAAAGACCTCAGCCATGTCGCAG ATGCTCTGGAGGAGATTCCCCGCCTTCCCCTGCGCCCCTTAAGGATCAACTCGGACAACAAGTACCTGAGCCAGTCGATGCGtctgaacaacaacaacctcacaaacCTCGTTGGCCTTGAAttcattttgagtcattttctgGCTCAGCCATCATTGGTTGGCTGGCTGGATCTCTCCTGCAACAAAATAACAAGTATTGAATGt GTTCTATGTGAGCTAAAGGAGCTGCGTGTTTTGTATCTGCATGGCAATGACATCTGGAGCCTGAGTGAAGTAAACAAGTTAAAGGAGCTGAATTATCTGCACACCATCACGCTTCATGGAAATTTGATCGAAAACATCAAAGGCTACAG GAATTACGTTATTTCGATATTGCCTCACCTGAAGAGGATGGACTTCAGTGCTGTGACTCGCGAGGAGAAGGTCTTGGCGAATATTTGGTCTACGAACATCAAACCGCCCAGAACACGACCCAAAGATGCGTCAGAAGATGATTAA